In a single window of the Candidatus Zixiibacteriota bacterium genome:
- a CDS encoding RNA-binding protein, translating into MNIFVGNLSRQATEEDLKNAFSAFGNVARATIIKDKFSGEPRGFGFVEMATKEEAQAAIAGMNGKEFLGRTLNVNEARPRENNPRMGGGGGGGDRRPGGGGGGRGGYGGGRRDR; encoded by the coding sequence ATGAACATCTTCGTAGGCAATCTGTCACGTCAGGCAACGGAAGAGGATCTGAAGAACGCTTTTTCGGCTTTCGGCAATGTTGCCCGTGCCACCATCATCAAGGACAAGTTCTCGGGCGAACCCCGCGGCTTCGGCTTTGTTGAAATGGCGACGAAAGAAGAAGCGCAGGCGGCTATTGCCGGCATGAACGGCAAGGAATTCCTCGGCCGGACGCTGAATGTGAACGAAGCGCGCCCGCGTGAGAACAACCCCCGCATGGGCGGCGGTGGTGGCGGTGGCGATCGTCGTCCGGGTGGCGGCGGCGGTGGCCGCGGTGGTTACGGCGGCGGCCGTCGCGACCGTTAG